A region of the Epinephelus moara isolate mb chromosome 23, YSFRI_EMoa_1.0, whole genome shotgun sequence genome:
CTTTATGGTATTTTTGAGCATATATTTTAGACACACGAAATTCATAACCTTGAAAACATTTCATGTCATAATAGCAGTTTAGAGGaccacaaaaacaacactaaatTCATACTTAATGCTAGACATGAGCGTGTAGCAGTTGGAACACAAGATGCATTTACAACTTCATGAAAAAATgcatatgtaaaaaaaactatCAAAAAAAAGACTGGTAGAGAACTTAACAGTGGTACGAGCAAAACAGGCAAAACATATTCAAAGTCCAACTCAGGATGTCAAATACCCAAGAGCCTGGTATTTTCCTCAGGTCACTGAGTACGCAGacagccaaacaaacaaacgagtTTCGCAGACAAGTTATGTTTTGTGATACAAAACATTCTCAGCTCCCCCCTCTCAAGTTTCCCGCATAAATCAACAAACGTGTTTCTCTTTGACAGTCTTTTTCTCGACAGAAACAAATGCTGACACCTACATGAAAAAGGTGGATGGAGTGGgttgtgcgtgcatgtgtgtgtgtgtgtaagcatgtATGGGAAACAGGCACAAGGGACAAAGGCCAAGCTCAGACTATTGGCCTGGTTAAAAGACAATCTGGCACAATGCCCTCACTTTAGCCAGCTAATACCAACTGGCAGCAGGATGCCCAGCAGGGGCTGGAGATGAGAACAACTTATGGGGTGGAGCTCAGTGACCAGCAGTGGACTCCAAATAAAACAGTAATTGGCATGTTCTCAAAGCCTGTCGAACTTAACAATCAAATGaacatgttctgtttttttgacAAGAGAAAGGTACATTTGATCCAGAATACAATGCAGCCTTTAAGTTGTTAACATCTGTATGACATTATTAAATGTCTATATTAGTTTGAGCAGTTTATGTTTGTACCGGTAGTCTCGTGTAACTTCATTTGTACAGTGCACCTTCCATTTAAACACAACACGATGCTGCAGAATGTCAGTAAGTCAGCATTGATGAAGGTTTGCTGTTGGAGGGATTTAAGACCCACTTCCACACCCTGCTAATTGGTTTGGGATGGCACTTAATGTGACAGGCCCTCTGTAAGAACCAAGGCTATTAAATGAAGGCTGAGACATGGTCTTTGACCACATTGGAGCCAAAGGGTATGAGCTGCGATGCTGGAGAGTTACAGCAGACAGGGCTAGAAATAAAGGGATGGTGTCATTCAACTTTTTGGGTACGCTGGAATGGATCGAAGCCAATATACAATCAAACATTTTCAGGTAAAAAGAATTTGCTTATAGTGTTTTACTAAAGATTTGAACTGTCACCCATATCcttatttttcatgtaaaatatATTCCAACCCAAGTTTAACTGCAGATGCTTCCCCATGATAGTGCGCCAGCTTTTGAGATTTTCAGCAAGTTCAAACCTTTTGCTTTAAACCTTTACTgcacattttactgttgtacACCAATGATATGAGGCAATATGACGCAGTCACTCTCCTCTTTTTAACTCTTGGCGTTAACAAGTAAACAGAGTGGAATTAGGTAGggagtgtgtgttgggggggctGGGAATGGGCCCAATGGTGCACATTTTGTAACTCTCCGAGTCACTAGAATGTCAAAGGGCCCCACGCACAGCTGTTATTACTCTCGCCAGTCATGTTGGCAGTTGTGTTGGTGCAGCTGGAGATATCACTGTTGGCAGAATCCAACAAATTTCCTTCCAAATGGCGAAACGATGGACGGTCACGCAACACTTTGTCCAACTCATTGTAAAATAGGCAAATTATAAAGCATTAGCacactgtcaccaaaacaaccaccacatcCTGCACATTCGTGGTCATTCAAACTTGTATTTAATAGTGCATTTGTGATTTGATTGTCTCAACACATTTGAAAACCAAGTATAAACAAGGTCAATTTGTCAGAGTTGTTAGTGATGTTGCACTGTATCCTACTGAGAGCTGTTTATAATATTCTGCCTCCCTCATGTATGTAATCAGGGCCTGAGAAAACATCAGAAACACATAGACAATTTAATACAAGAGCAGCACTGTGGTCTACATTTTTACTATGATCTAACTATTTGATACAACAACAGACTTGACTTGAATGCTCCTCACAACAAagagcagcatttacaagcagcaCAGCAAACCCTAATAATAAATGCAGCCGATCAGTCAACACTGTTGACCAGCTGCAAGCAGAGATCTATTGAGAGGTGGTGAACACAATGTGAAGATTTCAACAGGTTTGGTTCGCCAGGCTTCACACACTGCAGCAATCAAAGCCTGATGCAACACTTGTGTTTGGTTGCAAACCCACCAGCTTTCCTGTGCAAACATGCCAAATTCAATTCTAAAAGTGCCAGGATAAAATACACAAGGCCTAAGATGACTTCTGGGCATAAATATGAACAATGATTTAGATAAACTTgaaatatatgtacataaaCACAGATGGGTTTGTATTTCCAGACCATCAAGCTATGTTAACAAAAGGATACATGGGTTGTTGCTGTCAACGTTGCAGTTGTCCAAGATGAGGGGGATGCCTTCCAGTTCTCTCACCTGAGGAGACAAGTTCAGTAAGACGTAAAAAAATGGACTTTGTAAACATGTCTGTTTTCACTTTCCATGTTTGGCATCGCTAACAAATTTCCATTAGTTATCACAATTTATTTAAAACCAGTTTTGGAGCAATGTTTGTGTTGACAACTTCCTTAGCTCAATAAAGCCTCATTTTAATCAGAGTATCTGGATATGCTATTTGTTTTGTGATTATATTACATCATGTATCAAGGCGTTCTGTATTGTTTGTCATGATGAAGCATCCTTAGGGCAATACAGAACCTGACATAActtctgtgaaaaacaaaatgtaagttTTCATAGCCTCTCATAGCATTTTCAAAGCAATAGGTGAAAGCAAGTATTAAAGGGATGCTTTGCTGATTTtaaaccagctttgtgtcataacaGTATTGGCACTATGTAAATCATAGCTGTTACTGCGTTGCATATTTCTTGTCTccagtgttttcagaaacatattttagcttactgtttaactgtaacacaagatcatttgttaccagccgACCACTAAAGTGTTTTTGGAGAGGCTACTGACATTATGTCGTCCCTGAGCGGGAGCATTTATTAGTCCGGTgcggcacagtgcattctggtagttgtaagttttctacctcttgaggaAAAGTAAATACCACAgtctttttcctccattttttctAGTCATATCacaccaatttaaaaagtatttgcgTCTTCTACGAAAAAGACAGCCTagtttatgaaaagaccatctatACCAGCACAGACGGCCCATTCTCTCTGAAAAAAAGAGCCAAGAAATGCCTCATCAACACCATTTAAATCTTACATAGAAAAGTCACAGTGAATTGAAGGATTTGGTCGACTAGTGCAGTCTAGCCAGTAACCactttttaaagagaaaacaagTACAAAATCATTTAGAGGCATGAAATGTATCCAAGCTAAGTGTCCCTGTCCATAGCAGAGCCTCACATCTATGCAAAAGCAGCAGTGTGGTTGTGGGTTTGTCTGAGGCCGTCACAACAGGGTGATCTGCTCTGTATCATGTGTCTGATTCTATAGGCTTAATTATTGTCTTTGCTTGCTGTTGCCTTCTTCTTGCCTTTGTGGTTACCCTCCAAACACACTGCTGGGAGCTCCAGAACGAGACCAAGTGCTGAGTTTCACAAAATGGAAATGTCATTGAAACTGTCAATGAAACAAAGTCGCTGACTAGTACAAGCACCCAGGTCTGATTTTCCACTTTCAAAACGATTATCTGAAGTTGCTAACATTATGTCCAGACCCATAAAGAGATGAATAACAAGCGACTGGACCCTGACTTCAGTCCGGTGCACGCAGTTCAGCCCTCTGCACACATCTTAAATTACAATCTCTCCCAAAGGTGAACAGAATGACATTTGGTTTACTGGAAGAGATCTTAGTGAAAACAGATATGGGGtgatttcaaaccactgacagaccACAGATCAGCATCCATAAATATTATAGAGAGGCCAACTGAGGGTGGCCATCCCACAAGCATTCCACAAATCTGTTTCTATTAAGTAGGACTGAGTCTATAATGTGCCACAGATAGAGGCCAATTCCTCCCCACTCGCTTTGTTATCTGTCTTTGCTTTATGTTAATAGTGAGATGCTGACAGATGGCGATGGAGGGAAACTGATAAAATCACAGAGGCGAGGGAGGGAATGTTTCACATTTCAGTGCAAAACCAAGTTGTTGTGTTGAAAGAACTCGTAAGCTTGCAGTCACAGGAACACACAACCTCACGCTTCATTAGACATTACCCTACTTTACAGTCCTCAGTTGTCCTCGGCCCTCAGGAGATCACGGGGTTTGACACAACAGCCCACTACTAGAACCCGCACTCTGAACATGCTAATCTGGTGTACAGATAGGTCTGTCAAAGCAAGAACAGGAGGGCCCCACAGATCTCTCACCCTCCTCTTGACCTTTGACGCCATTAAACCGATCAAGGGTGCTCACAAAAAGCCCACAGATcccaaagaaaaaaagtaatgaaTAAGCATCCCAGCTAATAACAATCTTATTTTAGATCTTCTCTGCAGTTTCATTTTCTAAATCCCTAAATCCTTAACATCTTGAGGACCATAATTTGGTTAAATATGAACTGGTGAGCATTTGAGTTCACACGTAGCGCTTGAGAGCCAAGCCAACACCACTTTGCCTCTGATCTGGGGCTTCTATTGGGGAGCCCCAAAAACTGATCGCGGTGGAAAATCAGTGCTGAAGTCTGCTGTTAAAATTTGACATCAGTAATCAACTACTAAAAATCAAGCCATCAATTAATAAAGGTACATTCACACCTTACCTGCTTGGtttaaaattaatcaaaattttGACCGGTTTGTTTGAAAGTTGCCAATCAGACTCCGCTGTTGAATAAATATCCACCTGAAAAGGAGAGTCTCTGCTTCCAAGCAAACTTTGATAGGATCTGTCTCTGATGTAAATGCATATGGACCAACTTCAGAATTTTTTTATATTAGAGTTGTAGTTTTTGCATGAATTCTTAAGCTCAACTACTACTGAATCCATCTGCTGATTGGGAACTGACAACCATGCTATTTAATAAGAGAACTGTATATGAAGTATATATATTGAAGCATATATATTTATGTCAAGTGATTTGGTAGCCATCATAATATGACCATGCATTACCAGAAGTGGGGGATTTTTGCTAAGTGAAATTTTATTTCTCCACGTGGGTCCATGATAATTCAGGATAACATCATCAAACTGTCTAATAAATGAGGTACCTGTTAGTCCGTatgacttcctgtttacagCTCTTGATTTGTTCGTAATATGTTAGTGTGAAACTATCCATTTATTCCATACCTTGTTCTGGTTGTTGGTGTTGCCGTAACAGAGGTTTCCTATCAGTCTGATGAGGTGGGCCTTGAAGCTGATGACAGGAGAATGGGAGGAGGGGCCCCCATCTTCACCGAATGCGGAGAAGTTCTGAGCAGCACTGAAAATATTCTTACTGGCCTTCCCTATAGCATGCACCTGCTCCAGGAGTGCTATGGAAAAAAAGGTAAGAGTGAAAAATGAGACAGCATACAGAGTAGCAAGATGTACCCCAAGCTTAAGTTCAAGCTATTACATCTTATTATTCAAAtcatgaaagtgaaattatgGGTTTTAATTTCTCAAAAATGTACTTGTTAAGTACCTGATACAGTCATTCATGTCAAACTTATTTGTATTTGaactctgctgtgtttttactgttgtcAATATGAGGCAGGGTTGTGTGCAGGAATTGTGATTTGTTTCTGTCGGTGATTTGATGAGGATCTGGATCAGTTGACATATTTACCATAAAACGGCCAAAATGGACCCACAAACTGCGGTTGTGAACCCGGTCAGAGCGGCTTTTTTAGTGTATGTTTTCATTTACCAACAGTGGTCACTAGAAGGTCAGGATGGTCCTGGAGGAACATGAACTGCCTGTGGTCTGAGGTCATCTCACACAGCACATCCAGCAGGCTAATCACTGTCAGTGCCTCCTGCAGGACCTGCAAGGCATTGCAACCAAAATTGGTCAAATTGGGAAAGGATGCTTAATGTAAGATCATGTAAGGGAGTGGACTTGTGAGTTGGAccatgaatgaaatgaaaaaataaataaataaaactatagAGAGCTCTTTAAATGATACACGCAGTTTATGCTCTTCATGAGGGAAATCACATCATACCAACACCAGCTCCACAGACCTGCAAAACATACTtctctgtgtttacatgcatcAGTCAGGTTTACTATCTGTACCTCATCACTGGAGGCGGAGCCAGTGGCGAGAGTCAGCACAGCTCCGCAACCTGTGTGGAAGGAACTAGCCAGGAAGGAAGCCACACTGGGAGGGATGCCACAGTCCCTAGAGTGTTCCTCTTGTAGCTGGGCAATGAGCAGCTCTAATAGGGTaactctgaaaacacacacacacacacacacacacacacatcacatatcTATAGTACCTTTAAGCATTAGACATTATTCTGTATGTGTAAGAGGTAGTACTCCCTTATAGGTCATATCAGCTTTCAACAACTTACATACAACAATTTTGCATTATCAGAGAATTTCTTTGAGAGGTTTCATGGGACAGTGTTTATTATAAGATCAGTGTCTGTGTAATGACAGCACAGAACATTACAGGAGCCAAGATCAGCCTTGCTTgcaatcttttttttgtcagttaatAATTTGTTTTCTCATGATAACAGGTTAATTTATGTCGCTTTTCAAGATAACGAGATAGGATCACTGTCCTGACTGAGGGGGAGGATTCATAACTGTTGTCAAGCTGTAGTTTTGTTTGCTGCAGTTGTGTCATTAGAGCAGACAATCTCCTTTTATAGTAGCCAACGAGGAGAGGTTGACCAACTCCCATCTCTCTCCTTCAGCCAGCAGCTGCTCAAATAAAGCCTCTGAAGTTGCAGCTGGGCGTTTTCTCCTTAAATGATGAGGACGGATTGTTATGTTATCTCTAACATAAAGACACAGTTTCTGCCTTTGTTAGACTTTGACTGAAATACAGTCTGATGCACTTATCCATAATGGGTTGGGCCTTCTTTTTGATCTGACATTTCCAGCTTAAATCTGTTGCACAGTTGTCAAGATGCCATCTATTCATGCTGACATGGCACTCCTGATCTCAGATAAACATTATAAGTAATACTGTCATGCTGTAGAGATGTCCTGGCCCTACATATCATATTCTACAGACTCTAAATAAAATTTTTGGTTGGTACAGATCCCTGCAAAAAATCACACTGTAATCATTTAATGTGTTATTCTATGAAAATGACAACGAGGATGTTAAAATTACCATTCCTGTTTATCATGCAAATTATATTGCAATTGTAATATCAGTCAAAAATAATCGATCGAAATAATCAATTTTTTCAGAATCATTCAGCCCTAAgtggaaaaacataaaaataaagtacCTTTCATGGTGTGACATCCCAGAGTACATGCTCTCCACCAGAGCTGAGCACTTGAGGAAATACTGGGTAGCAATGATAACCCTGCAAATATATGAATaccaaataaaactttaaaaagaagTAGCATATCATAGTTAGTGATTCCTTAATATGATATACACACTGCAAACTCTTCAGACATATAAACCAACATTTGctttacacacataaacacacaatcTTACGTCCAGTCCAGGTCGGGTTGAGTCCTACAGAGCTCCATCACCCTGAGTGCAAGCTGGATGTTCTGTGGATCAGACAGTTCTTCCACCTTGGCTTCATCCAGACATGTGTGGAGTACCATAGAGGCGTAGTTCACCGCCTTCTCATCATCAACACTGAGCAGCTGCCTGTTTACACATGTTTGGGTTCACTCAGTGTAAGGACAAACGTGAAAAGCTTTTACAAATAACGAAACTGAAACAGAATATGTATTATAGTAAAAGTAAAAGGTTTCCTGTGTCTCAAATTGACACTGTTTTTAGTGTGGAAGAGACACTGAGCTCTTTACATGACATGAAACGTGGCCTAATGAGTTACCAGAATACCCACACAAAAAGTTTACTGAAAACTTACAAACTTAATGACAGCATGaattatgtattttatgtaaCAGAGTTGCTTactgtgattaaaaaaacataactgaAGCACACAAAACTTACAGGAAAAGATTTGGGAAGCTCAGCCGCCAAATGTCATCTTTACACATCTGGTTTCCAACCGATAAGTTACCGAGGAACTGGATCCCACAACGAAGAGCTGGGCCATAGGGGATGATTTAAAAGGAAGGTCAGTATTCAAAAGAGTTGCAGAACGTATCAGATCATTTTTCAACGATCAATTTCCAGATTTTTAGACTTACGTTCAAATATGCTATCTCTGCTCTCCAGACGTGTGGTCTGAAGGAGGCTCAGGAGTTTAAAGGATATATCAATGAAACCAAGCTCCCTAGAAGAAGCGGAAAAATACATTATGTGCTTGCTGTATGTTGAGTCGCTTCCTTGCACATTTCTTTTGTCAAATAATGTGAACACAATAACATGTACACACCCTGTCTAATGCAATCTAGTAAAATAGAATTGTAATAACACCTACAATTTTGCAAAATACAGTTGAATTACTGTTCAGGCTTTGCCAAGGAGGTGTTGATTGTACTCTGCAGTCACTTTCGAGATGACAAAATTTGTTAAGTTAATACATCTGTCTCATATTCTACCATCTCTTAATTGTATTACCTGAGCAGACTTTGGTTGCGAGTGCTCTGGACACAGGCGTTCCTCTGAGCCCTGAAGCACTCAGCggtcagctgcagctgcagggtGATGGACTGCAGGTCCTGATTGTCACAGCTGGCAGCCTGAAGCTCATCACACAGTCGGGACAAGACTTTCAGAAGGCTGGAGAACGCCTCCTCTTCCACAGTATCCCTGGGAGAACAAAGttgaccagaaaaaaaaaaaaggaaggacaGTTACTTTACAACAGTAGTACCCAAGACTGAGGGCCAACAGGGGGAAATGTGGATTGAAACTTAAGATGATGGGACTTTTCCCTCAGCAGACATTTAATCAGCAGGTGTAAGCAGTGTTGGGGAAAGTACGTTAAAACAGTAGTTACCAAACTACTAGCTACTTTAcaataaaaagcagttaaactACACCTAACACACTTGACACTGAGTCAAGTGGttaggtgtgtttgttttagggACTGGGGCAAGCCAATCCCTACCTAGGCAGCCTGAGAATGTGTTTTAAGGAGAGGCTGGGATTGTTGGGGTGGGATTAGGAAATAGGACTGCGACAGTATGAGATTTACACGGTACGACAACCCTTGAAGAAAGTATCATTGTATTTCAAAATTATTATCACTATCAGTCAAAATGACCCTcgaaggaatgaaaacagaagggtaaTTTTGGATGAACAAATGTTCTATTACTATTATTGAAAACTGAAAccatatttttctttcatttacaATATCACAGATAACAAAAAGTACACAATATAATAACAAAATGTCAATTCAAaaagctttattggcatgacatttaacatgtgttgccaaagcacaatTATAGTTTAAGACAGTGAATTCAATTAACTGCAATGAAATATAACAGGTATACAACCggtatattgctgcaaccctaAAAACCTTAGTCATAGTATTTGACTGCAGACATCTTGGTTGCAAACCAGAGGGCATTTTAGTCAAAGGGCAGATGACTAACAATAAATGACAACTGTGCCCAACGAGCTGTAGCATTATGTCATACTGAAAAGCATCATGACAACAGTGTAAGTAATTTATAATAAACTACATAAACTACATGACTCAGAGTAATTCACCACTGAAAAAGCTACTAGGTTTTGAAAGTAGGTAAACTGCCAGCCAACTACTGCAAACTGTAGTTACActagtgacatgtagtgtacTACTACTAAACACTGGGTCTAAGTAATAACACTATCAACTGCGCCATCATTAGTGAGGCTAATTAGttgcacctgtgcttttccttgATAACTCGAAATGTCTGAACCCATAACGAGCTTGTCAGTCGTCTTTGTGAGTAACAGCGGTTAACTAATATAAATTATATTGCAGTTAATCGTTCAATAACTTTCCACCTCACTGTTTATTAGCACAGTGGTACAAAAACCTGAGTAACGGTAGCCAATGGACCCTCAACGTGAACATACGCCGGATGTTATTTGATGCGCAGCGGCTAGCTTAGCCTGTAAGCTAACACCCTCCGTTTCTTTCGTAAAGGCACAAATTGACTTTGTCCGCACCTGTATTCCTTGTCCCGTAACGCGGTCGTGAATGTTTTTAAAACCTGCAAGTGTTCCGGGCAGTGTTCCTCGTTCAAAATGCCTGCGATAGACGCTGAGATGTTCATGTTGCTGTCGGTAGTAGCTGCCATGTTTGCCTGCATCTTCCCTGTGGGCGGGACTTCCGGATACTTTTCTAACACGCTATTGCTTGAATGCAGAATGAGGGCGGAGTCAGAGCatgtgctgctgttttcacTGAAGTTGTCAAGTCACTCTTGTCAGTGTTGGCccacacaaacattaaaaagaaagaacccctggaaatattatttattacacTCTTTCCACAAAATATTGTACTGCTATTATATGATGATCTTGTacaatatgatgcattgctgtggATTAAACCACCCAACAATCAAGcagttaaaatgagcacaatcTTAAACAtatacagcagtaaaatgtaacATACAGTGATATTAGtctaaaaacatcaaaaaattATCAGTGAAACGCTACATGGGAACATTTTTACTGCACCATAACTACTTTAATTTTTGATACTATAAGTAAATGTTGCTGATGATACTTAGGATACACAATTAAACCTAAATAGGGTTTAGAATGCATGACTTTTACATGCAGTAGAGTAGactattttcacagtgtggtataaGTAAGCTACCTTTTTACTTGAATAAAGGACCTGgatacttcttccaccattgCAGACTGCAAACAATCTCTTTGGCTGATGCCAGTTCTTCAGCATCACATCAGCTTTATAATTGCATCAGTCATCATATTTAAGCAGTTTGATAGTCTGTTGAGATGGATATTGGCTTATTCTCAcagttttgtaaaatattttgtatttaacatGTTTTACAATGTTTAAGAAATCCGCTGAATCTCACTTTTGTCATGCTATTTTACACCCACCATTAGCCTAATATAGGATGTTTGAGGCTGTTATTCGGGCAAGTGGGCAGCTTCCACCATGTATTTTATTGAATTAGTGTACTGTGTACCTATACTTACACTCTTAGAAAACAAGGTGTTCAAAAGGATTGAGGTTCTACCCAGAACCATTAGCAAAGTGTTCTTTGTAAGACTAAGGATTCCCTTTTCATCTTTAGAAGAAAAGATTCTTAAAGGATTGTTGAGGCATAGGTGTTAAATGATCCTCACCCTCAATTATTCAAATGTTTACCCATATTTCAAatggtatttttaaatgtaagtgTATCTGGATTCCCTTTAATTGAATAATTTGACCTGCGTTCTGCCATAGTAGATATCCTTACCATTATTTAATGCCATACAATACCACACAGTCtgttaaattttttgtttttgcggGTACCCGGTACTTGGCATTTTGTATTTAGTTCTGTATTTTACTATGCTGTAGTAGTTCTGATTTTACAAAATCTCCATCCACTATTAACATGATTGTGAATGATAGTGGTGTGGGTTGTGCTGGACCACATCAGCCCTGGCCCTTTTGGAGCCTCTTGAAGCCCAAGGCTGCTGAACGTGGTTCCCTTGGCCCCAGACTAACCTGTAAGACTAAAACCATGATTGgtaaacatagactgtataaaataaaataaatccatggTAAATCCATAGGTAATTTAGTTAATCACCATTTTAGAGCCCTCCTGTGTGGATTTTGAATAAAACCATTGGAATATAACATGGTTCTTGGTAAAAACCCCTTGTTGGTTTTAGATGTATCCCTTGGGATATAATAGGGTTCCCTATTGAACCTCTGAGTGGGTTCCTGTCAGCACCCTTAGAAGGTGGAGAGGTTATGGATTGAACGCCCAGAGAGGGTTCTGGGTGGAAGCATTATACCATAGAAAGGTTCTCTGTAAAACCTATTATAGGGGGCTCTGGTTAGAACCTTTCACATATGGTTCTAGGTATAACCCTTTATGTTGGGTTCTGGGTAGTACCTTCTGAAAGGGTTTCAGGTGTAACCTTTATCAAAGGTTCTACCTGGAACAAAAAGGGTTATTTTACGGGGACAAGCTGAAGAACACTATATAGTTCTAGTTAGCCACTTTGTTTCTAAGAGTGTAGACGTATCTATAATATATCATCCAGTAAGTGCTGAGATAGAAGTTCTACACAGTCTgtgagctgcagctgctctcaCATCTGAAATCCATTCACCTAAAGCAAATTTTTAAGGTCATAAGATCAATTGATTGCGACCAGACAAGCTGTGGGACAGCTGCAACAGCAAAGCCACA
Encoded here:
- the atxn10 gene encoding ataxin-10; protein product: MQANMAATTDSNMNISASIAGILNEEHCPEHLQVLKTFTTALRDKEYRDTVEEEAFSSLLKVLSRLCDELQAASCDNQDLQSITLQLQLTAECFRAQRNACVQSTRNQSLLRELGFIDISFKLLSLLQTTRLESRDSIFEPLRCGIQFLGNLSVGNQMCKDDIWRLSFPNLFLQLLSVDDEKAVNYASMVLHTCLDEAKVEELSDPQNIQLALRVMELCRTQPDLDWTVIIATQYFLKCSALVESMYSGMSHHERVTLLELLIAQLQEEHSRDCGIPPSVASFLASSFHTGCGAVLTLATGSASSDEVLQEALTVISLLDVLCEMTSDHRQFMFLQDHPDLLVTTVALLEQVHAIGKASKNIFSAAQNFSAFGEDGGPSSHSPVISFKAHLIRLIGNLCYGNTNNQNKVRELEGIPLILDNCNVDSNNPFISQWAIFAIRNLLEHNKQNQEQIAALERQGNADYSALRELGFLVEERDGSLLLKTVRKDS